From one Candidatus Methylomirabilis sp. genomic stretch:
- a CDS encoding addiction module protein has product MLNLAEILKDAMSLDVHDRAALAERLLASLEELSEEEAERLWAEEAQRRLDEYRAGRAKAVPAEKVHKQAERLFR; this is encoded by the coding sequence ATGCTTAACTTAGCTGAGATCCTCAAGGACGCCATGAGCCTAGACGTCCATGATCGTGCCGCTTTGGCGGAAAGACTTTTGGCCAGCCTGGAAGAGTTGAGCGAGGAAGAAGCGGAGCGCCTGTGGGCAGAGGAAGCGCAAAGGCGGCTGGATGAGTACCGCGCAGGCCGTGCTAAGGCGGTTCCGGCCGAAAAGGTCCACAAACAAGCGGAAAGACTTTTCCGGTGA
- a CDS encoding acetyl-CoA C-acyltransferase: MREAVIVAAVRTAVGKAPRGTLSATPPTAMAATVIADLMKRVPGLNPQEVEDVIIGCAFPEAEQGMNMARVAALRAGLPYTVPGQTVNRFCSSGLQTIALAAERIMAGFADVIIAGGAESMSLVPMSGNTYAPDPYLAEQYPAVYISMGNSAENLARTYQVSREEQDGFALQSHLKAAAAIREGRFKDEIVPLTVVKKTFRGEGAPRIATDEVIFDTDEGVRYDTSAEALARLQPVFHKSGTVTAGNSSQTSDGAAAVLVMSRKKAERLGLQPLAIFRAFAVAGVPPDLMGIGPVEAIPRTLKLAGLTLDQIDLIELNEAFAAQALAVIRELKLPTPRVNVNGGAIALGHPLGCTGTKLTATLLYEMHRRNARYGMVTMCIGGGMGAAGIFERV, translated from the coding sequence ATGCGAGAAGCAGTGATTGTGGCGGCGGTAAGAACGGCGGTGGGCAAGGCGCCGCGCGGGACGCTCAGCGCCACACCTCCTACCGCAATGGCGGCTACCGTAATCGCCGACCTGATGAAGCGGGTGCCTGGACTCAACCCGCAAGAGGTCGAGGATGTCATTATCGGCTGCGCCTTCCCGGAGGCCGAACAGGGCATGAACATGGCGAGGGTCGCGGCGCTGCGGGCGGGGCTGCCGTACACCGTCCCCGGGCAGACGGTCAACCGCTTCTGTTCCTCCGGGCTCCAAACCATCGCGCTGGCGGCCGAGCGGATCATGGCCGGCTTTGCCGACGTCATCATTGCCGGCGGGGCCGAGAGCATGAGCCTAGTCCCGATGAGCGGGAATACGTACGCGCCCGATCCGTACCTCGCAGAACAGTATCCGGCTGTCTATATCTCGATGGGGAACAGCGCCGAAAATCTCGCCCGCACGTATCAGGTGAGCCGAGAGGAGCAGGATGGCTTCGCGCTGCAGAGCCACCTCAAGGCGGCAGCCGCCATCCGGGAGGGACGATTCAAGGACGAGATCGTCCCCCTCACCGTTGTGAAGAAGACATTCCGTGGGGAGGGTGCGCCGCGTATCGCCACGGATGAGGTGATCTTCGATACCGACGAGGGGGTCCGGTACGATACCTCTGCCGAGGCGCTCGCCAGACTCCAGCCGGTCTTTCACAAGAGCGGTACCGTCACGGCAGGCAACTCGTCGCAGACCAGCGACGGCGCGGCCGCGGTGTTAGTGATGTCGCGGAAAAAGGCGGAACGGTTAGGGCTACAGCCGCTTGCTATCTTCCGAGCCTTCGCCGTCGCGGGCGTGCCGCCGGATCTCATGGGAATCGGACCGGTCGAGGCGATCCCCAGAACGCTCAAGCTCGCCGGCCTTACCCTTGACCAGATCGACCTGATCGAGTTGAATGAGGCGTTTGCCGCTCAGGCCCTTGCCGTCATCAGGGAGCTGAAGCTCCCTACTCCTCGGGTAAACGTCAACGGCGGCGCGATCGCCCTGGGTCATCCGCTCGGATGCACCGGAACGAAACTGACGGCCACGCTGTTGTACGAAATGCATCGACGAAACGCCCGCTATGGGATGGTCACGATGTGCATCGGCGGGGGGATGGGCGCCGCAGGCATTTTTGAGAGGGTATAG
- a CDS encoding tetratricopeptide repeat protein codes for MAPKQPRTQAKSPSEAIGIKILAGSNKEKALALAQLIEDLLDELDYTDFHSKLSSIRLAVDVKARHRSNAHRLHCYGCTIAHEIRPRELQVVHRRYMQARHRDKDLTGICFSLSGFHPTARNWLLHLDASAKGDYHLFGVDKICALLRRAKLVASPDHIIHAIESRVMARLGTGNLIFLSGRFYWTFRIEAKKGAAYAVVDAYGSPVSPRVASSIKRLDGSLKGKRPLNLQAREKVLLTLAESGLKNIEFLSRDTKEPLSDLREVMQELLDEGFLIAEPAGQPRWRFNRYSIKPEFAVFLSLARQFLDSSQRFKFLRSNFAVQMLVAGLLSYLEGRFHLKLSEEERGWLPRFLAVSPSALSYALFAPLDEFLSTSYEMERRPLPSPEKERLRSQHLSKLFANLLLRYANDVQDSRFDEMLRHKGVRGHLYRITAKAASAEDLFFSMKGESYLALAVPPATGIAAQKGVGPHSFLNGDTILGNGKALMHVQEFDCAVEMFDRAIKELKDPSKLLEAWYCKGSCLFSQKRYSAAITCLNEALRYDSNYKEAWLQKAACLRELGDSSGAVRCARRALEIDPAYEEARDFLKST; via the coding sequence GTGGCACCAAAACAGCCTAGGACTCAAGCGAAATCGCCATCTGAGGCGATCGGCATAAAGATCCTGGCTGGATCGAACAAAGAGAAGGCGCTCGCCTTAGCGCAGCTCATAGAAGACCTCCTCGACGAACTCGACTACACCGATTTTCATTCCAAGCTTTCCTCAATCCGACTTGCCGTTGACGTAAAGGCCCGCCACCGTTCTAACGCTCACCGACTGCATTGCTATGGCTGCACTATCGCTCATGAGATTCGCCCGCGTGAGCTACAGGTGGTCCATAGACGCTATATGCAGGCGCGTCACCGGGACAAGGACCTAACCGGCATCTGCTTTTCTCTTTCCGGATTTCACCCAACTGCTCGAAACTGGTTGTTGCACCTGGATGCCTCTGCGAAGGGCGACTATCACCTGTTCGGAGTTGATAAGATATGCGCCCTGCTTCGACGTGCAAAGCTGGTCGCCTCTCCCGATCACATTATCCATGCGATCGAGAGTCGAGTTATGGCAAGGCTTGGGACAGGCAACCTTATCTTTTTGAGTGGAAGGTTCTACTGGACTTTCCGAATTGAAGCCAAAAAAGGGGCTGCATACGCGGTAGTCGATGCCTACGGATCGCCGGTCTCCCCTCGTGTAGCCTCTTCCATCAAGCGGCTGGACGGCTCGCTCAAGGGTAAGCGCCCTCTAAACTTGCAAGCCAGGGAAAAGGTCCTCCTTACCCTGGCGGAATCCGGATTGAAGAACATCGAATTCCTGTCGCGGGACACTAAAGAACCTTTGAGCGATCTTCGAGAGGTCATGCAGGAGCTTCTTGATGAAGGGTTCCTCATCGCAGAGCCGGCCGGTCAGCCGCGGTGGCGATTTAATCGCTATTCCATCAAGCCGGAATTCGCTGTCTTCCTCAGTCTTGCTCGCCAGTTCCTCGATAGCTCTCAGCGGTTCAAGTTCCTCCGCTCGAACTTTGCAGTCCAGATGCTGGTTGCCGGCCTACTTTCCTATTTGGAGGGACGGTTTCACCTGAAGCTCTCCGAAGAGGAAAGAGGCTGGCTTCCGAGGTTCCTGGCGGTCTCTCCTTCAGCCCTTTCCTACGCCCTATTTGCGCCCCTCGATGAGTTTCTCTCTACCTCGTATGAGATGGAACGCCGTCCCCTGCCCAGCCCAGAGAAGGAGCGGCTCCGGAGCCAACACCTCAGCAAGCTCTTCGCCAACCTGCTTCTCCGATACGCCAACGATGTGCAGGATAGTCGCTTCGATGAGATGCTCCGCCACAAAGGTGTGCGGGGCCACCTCTACCGAATAACGGCCAAGGCGGCAAGTGCTGAGGATCTGTTTTTTTCCATGAAGGGCGAATCGTATCTTGCTCTCGCCGTACCGCCTGCCACAGGGATCGCTGCCCAAAAGGGGGTTGGACCTCATAGCTTCCTCAACGGGGACACTATTCTGGGTAACGGAAAGGCTCTGATGCACGTGCAAGAGTTCGATTGCGCAGTCGAGATGTTCGACCGAGCAATCAAAGAGCTGAAGGACCCAAGCAAGCTCCTGGAGGCCTGGTACTGCAAGGGGTCCTGCCTCTTTAGCCAGAAACGTTACTCCGCCGCGATCACCTGTCTCAATGAGGCGCTCCGCTACGACAGTAATTACAAAGAGGCATGGCTCCAGAAGGCTGCCTGCCTGAGGGAATTGGGCGATAGCAGCGGGGCCGTTCGTTGCGCCAGGCGCGCCCTGGAGATCGATCCCGCCTACGAAGAAGCGCGAGACTTCTTGAAGAGTACATAA
- a CDS encoding molybdenum cofactor biosynthesis protein MoaE, with translation MFEITDQPLSLEPLVSAVKQSSSGAVATFLGIVREQSRGRQVRYLEYEAYREMAISKMREITDEIHQKWKVDKIAMMHRIGRLQIGEASVAIAVSAPHRHEALTACAYAIDRLKEVVPIWKKEVWTDGEEWAGPGTCEHR, from the coding sequence ATGTTTGAAATCACCGATCAGCCGCTTTCGCTTGAGCCGCTTGTAAGTGCCGTGAAACAGTCAAGCTCTGGGGCCGTCGCGACCTTCCTCGGCATAGTGCGAGAGCAGTCACGAGGCCGACAGGTCCGCTATTTGGAGTACGAAGCCTACCGGGAGATGGCGATTTCCAAGATGCGCGAGATTACCGATGAGATCCACCAGAAATGGAAGGTGGACAAGATCGCCATGATGCACCGGATCGGCCGTCTGCAGATCGGTGAGGCGAGCGTCGCCATCGCCGTATCTGCCCCTCACCGTCACGAGGCGCTCACCGCTTGCGCCTACGCGATCGATCGCCTGAAAGAGGTTGTCCCGATCTGGAAGAAAGAGGTCTGGACGGATGGCGAGGAGTGGGCCGGCCCAGGAACCTGCGAACACCGCTGA
- a CDS encoding type II toxin-antitoxin system RelE/ParE family toxin, with protein sequence MTSVRYHEAAEDELLHEIGYLELRANGLGRRFFAEVRRTEKLISQFPESAEEIRPGIRKRILQKFRYSLIYSIEEDVLLILAVAHHSRRPGYWVGRISSGM encoded by the coding sequence GTGACGTCTGTCAGGTACCACGAGGCAGCCGAGGACGAGTTGCTGCACGAGATCGGCTACCTCGAACTCCGAGCTAACGGGTTGGGGCGACGGTTCTTTGCCGAGGTTCGGAGGACCGAGAAGCTCATCTCACAATTTCCAGAATCGGCCGAGGAGATTCGACCGGGCATCCGGAAGCGTATACTCCAGAAGTTTCGGTATTCGCTCATCTACTCAATTGAGGAGGACGTTTTACTCATCCTGGCGGTGGCTCACCACAGCCGTCGACCGGGTTATTGGGTTGGTCGTATCAGCAGTGGGATGTAA
- a CDS encoding 3-hydroxyacyl-CoA dehydrogenase NAD-binding domain-containing protein, whose product MSSAIRRAAVLGAGVMGSGIAAHLANAGIPTFLLDIVPPELTEEDRRKGLTRESPAFRNRFAAKGLEAALKASPPAFFSPKDARLITIGNIEDHLEWLSQADWIIEAVPERLEAKQALFAKVDAHRRPGSLISSNTSGISIRRLAEGRSVDFRLHFLGTHFFNPPRYMKLLELIPGPETLPEVMQGLAAFAERRLGKGIVFAKDTPNFIANRIAAFGLFTAMRLMVGGDYSIEEVDRLTGSAIGHPKTATFRTADLVGLDTVVHIATNIAEALSDDQERPAYTIPPFLSELVKRGWLGEKAGQGFYKRIKGTEGSEILVLDYKTMEYRQQRPVAFPSLDMVQGIEEPVERLRALAYADDRAGRYVWQLLRETLLYAADRIPEIADDIGSVDQAMKLGFGWELGPFELWDALGIKKASARMAQEGKTLPPLVTALLQSGAESFYRREAGRQYAFDLGTAEQVEISARPGIIHLQTLHEQQQVVTRNSGASLVDLGDGVACLQFHSKNNAIGPDILQMIRTSLQLCAERFDALVIGNQGRHFCVGANLMALLFEAQEENWDDIELMIRAFQDADMALKCFEKPVVAAPFSMTLGGGCEICLHTARIRAAAETYIGLVEVGVGLIPAAGGCKEMLLRSLEGIPEGAEVDLLPFFRYAFETIAFAKVSTSAKDAQRLGYLRSADTFSINQDRLLHEAKQVALGLVAQGYTPPQPRDDIKVLGTRAIAVADTQLYNMKCGGYISDHDERIARKLANVLAGGDVVPGTLVSEAHLLDLEREAFLSLCGERKSQERIQHMLKTGKPLRN is encoded by the coding sequence ATGTCATCAGCTATCAGGCGTGCGGCAGTACTGGGCGCGGGGGTGATGGGGAGTGGGATTGCTGCCCATCTTGCGAATGCCGGTATCCCCACCTTCCTGCTTGACATCGTGCCGCCCGAACTGACCGAGGAAGATCGGCGTAAGGGGCTGACCAGGGAAAGTCCCGCGTTCCGCAATCGCTTTGCGGCCAAAGGTCTTGAGGCCGCCCTCAAGGCTTCTCCACCCGCTTTCTTTTCGCCCAAAGACGCCCGCCTGATCACTATCGGAAATATCGAAGACCATCTCGAGTGGCTGTCTCAAGCCGACTGGATTATCGAGGCGGTGCCTGAGCGACTTGAGGCCAAGCAGGCGCTCTTTGCCAAGGTTGACGCCCACCGTAGACCGGGAAGTCTTATCAGCAGCAACACCTCAGGGATCTCGATCCGACGCCTCGCGGAGGGGCGGTCTGTCGATTTCCGACTTCACTTTCTGGGCACGCACTTCTTTAACCCCCCGCGGTACATGAAGCTCCTGGAACTGATCCCCGGCCCAGAGACACTGCCAGAGGTGATGCAAGGGCTGGCTGCCTTCGCGGAACGGAGGCTTGGCAAGGGGATCGTCTTCGCTAAGGATACTCCGAACTTTATCGCCAACCGGATCGCCGCCTTCGGCCTCTTTACCGCCATGCGACTCATGGTGGGGGGCGACTACTCGATCGAGGAGGTTGACCGGCTTACCGGCAGTGCCATCGGTCACCCCAAGACCGCCACATTTCGAACCGCCGATCTCGTCGGCCTCGATACGGTCGTACACATTGCCACCAATATCGCCGAGGCTCTCTCAGATGATCAGGAGCGACCGGCCTATACTATTCCGCCATTCCTGTCAGAGCTGGTGAAGCGCGGCTGGTTGGGCGAGAAGGCCGGCCAAGGGTTCTACAAGCGAATCAAAGGGACCGAAGGCAGCGAGATCCTGGTCCTTGATTACAAGACGATGGAGTACCGGCAGCAGCGGCCGGTGGCCTTCCCCTCACTCGACATGGTCCAGGGGATCGAGGAGCCCGTGGAGCGACTCCGTGCGCTGGCCTATGCCGATGACCGCGCCGGTCGTTACGTGTGGCAGCTCTTACGCGAGACCCTGCTCTACGCTGCAGATCGAATCCCTGAGATCGCTGACGACATCGGCAGTGTGGACCAGGCCATGAAGCTGGGCTTCGGCTGGGAGCTTGGGCCGTTCGAGCTCTGGGATGCCCTGGGAATCAAAAAGGCGAGCGCCCGAATGGCACAAGAGGGCAAGACACTTCCCCCGCTGGTGACCGCGCTGCTTCAAAGCGGCGCCGAGAGCTTCTACCGCCGGGAGGCAGGACGGCAGTACGCCTTTGACCTCGGGACAGCCGAACAGGTTGAGATCTCGGCGCGACCTGGGATCATTCATCTCCAGACGCTGCATGAGCAGCAACAGGTGGTTACTCGCAATTCCGGCGCATCGCTGGTCGACCTGGGAGATGGGGTCGCCTGCCTGCAGTTCCACTCCAAGAACAACGCCATCGGCCCTGATATTCTTCAGATGATACGGACGAGCCTGCAGCTTTGCGCCGAGCGATTCGATGCCCTCGTCATCGGGAATCAGGGAAGACACTTCTGTGTCGGCGCGAACCTGATGGCCCTCCTCTTTGAGGCGCAGGAGGAGAACTGGGACGACATCGAGCTGATGATACGGGCCTTCCAGGATGCCGACATGGCGCTCAAGTGTTTCGAGAAGCCGGTGGTAGCGGCCCCATTTTCCATGACGCTCGGCGGGGGCTGCGAGATCTGTCTGCACACCGCGCGGATCCGCGCCGCCGCCGAAACCTACATCGGGCTCGTGGAGGTAGGCGTCGGGCTGATCCCGGCCGCAGGCGGCTGCAAGGAGATGCTGCTCCGAAGCCTGGAAGGGATCCCGGAAGGGGCCGAGGTGGATCTGCTGCCGTTTTTCCGCTATGCCTTCGAAACGATCGCCTTCGCCAAGGTCTCAACCAGCGCGAAGGATGCGCAGCGACTCGGCTACCTCAGGTCGGCCGATACGTTTTCAATAAATCAGGATCGCCTACTGCACGAGGCGAAGCAGGTAGCGCTTGGGCTGGTCGCCCAAGGGTACACCCCGCCCCAGCCAAGAGATGACATCAAGGTTCTGGGGACGCGCGCCATCGCCGTAGCCGACACGCAGTTGTATAATATGAAGTGTGGGGGCTACATCAGCGATCATGACGAGCGGATCGCCAGGAAGCTGGCCAATGTCCTGGCCGGCGGCGATGTGGTACCAGGGACCTTGGTCAGCGAGGCGCATCTCCTGGATCTGGAGCGGGAGGCGTTTCTCAGTCTGTGCGGTGAACGGAAGTCCCAGGAACGTATACAGCATATGCTGAAGACGGGCAAGCCGCTGAGGAACTGA
- a CDS encoding MoaD/ThiS family protein yields MNVQIRCFAAVREIVGVSELVVDLPEGSTLIQLISRLQGQFPRLQGLTGSLLFSVNREYASPDTRLAAGDEVALIPPVSGGTDV; encoded by the coding sequence ATGAATGTCCAAATACGATGTTTCGCGGCCGTTCGTGAGATTGTCGGGGTCAGTGAACTGGTCGTTGATCTGCCTGAGGGGAGCACGCTTATTCAGCTCATAAGTCGGCTTCAAGGCCAGTTCCCGCGATTACAGGGGTTAACTGGATCGCTTCTGTTTTCAGTCAACCGCGAGTATGCTTCTCCTGATACGAGGTTGGCAGCGGGGGATGAGGTTGCCTTAATCCCCCCTGTGAGCGGAGGAACCGATGTTTGA
- a CDS encoding acyl-CoA dehydrogenase family protein — MTTAKNELVAGGSFLIRETPPQEVFTPEDLSEQQQMMRKLTREFIEAEVKPKAEQIEHQDWDVTLQLFKKAGELGLLSVDIPTRYGGLGLDLTTSTVIAEQISEGGSFAISLLDHSGIGSLPIAWFGNAEQKARYLPLLATGAKIGSYALTEPGSGSDALSAKTKAVLSPDGKSYILNGTKQFITNAAFADLYVTYAKVDGDKFTAFIIDKDTPGVSLGPEEKKMGIKGTSTRSVVLENARVPVENLLYEIGRGHKVAFDLLNIGRLKLGAGCLGVCKLALREAVRYAKQRTQFGQPIASFGLIQKKLAEMAIRTYVAESMAYRTAGLIERIVSAIDQEDERAGLDTAKGVEEYAVECSINKVYASEALDYVADETVQIFGGYGYIADFPAERIYRDARINRLFEGTNEINRLLIPTTFLRRALQGRLLLFMATQKLLADLLSYSPSQEEAPTGPLGEQIRLLQLAKKIALMVSGSAAQKYRERLADEQEILGVLSDLVIELFAMESALLRALKSTERDGEGAAEAKSDMVKVYLNNAFARIDLLAKEGLASMEEGDTLWTQLAALKKLTRYTPVNTTRLRRAIARRIIEAEDYRT, encoded by the coding sequence ATGACGACGGCAAAGAATGAACTCGTTGCGGGCGGCAGCTTTCTCATCCGCGAGACACCTCCTCAAGAGGTCTTTACGCCTGAAGATCTGAGTGAGCAACAGCAGATGATGCGGAAGCTGACACGGGAGTTCATCGAGGCCGAGGTCAAGCCCAAGGCCGAGCAGATCGAGCACCAGGACTGGGACGTAACGCTTCAGCTCTTCAAGAAGGCAGGGGAGCTGGGGCTGCTGTCGGTGGATATCCCGACCAGGTACGGCGGCCTGGGGCTGGACCTGACCACCTCCACAGTCATCGCCGAACAGATAAGTGAGGGTGGCTCGTTTGCCATCTCGCTGTTGGACCACTCGGGAATCGGGTCGCTCCCGATCGCATGGTTCGGCAATGCCGAGCAGAAGGCCCGCTACCTGCCGCTCCTCGCCACCGGGGCCAAGATCGGCTCCTATGCGCTTACGGAGCCGGGTTCCGGCTCTGATGCGCTCAGCGCCAAAACCAAGGCAGTCCTCTCGCCTGACGGAAAGTCCTACATCCTGAACGGCACGAAACAGTTCATCACGAACGCCGCCTTTGCCGATCTGTACGTCACCTACGCCAAGGTGGACGGGGACAAGTTCACCGCCTTTATCATCGACAAGGACACGCCCGGCGTCAGCCTGGGACCGGAAGAAAAAAAGATGGGAATCAAGGGGACCTCCACCAGGAGCGTGGTCCTGGAGAATGCGAGGGTCCCCGTGGAGAACCTTCTCTATGAGATCGGCAGGGGACACAAGGTCGCCTTCGACCTGTTGAACATCGGCCGGCTCAAGCTTGGGGCCGGCTGCCTGGGTGTCTGCAAACTGGCTCTGCGCGAGGCGGTCAGGTATGCGAAGCAGCGCACACAATTCGGACAACCTATCGCCTCGTTCGGCCTCATCCAGAAAAAGCTGGCCGAGATGGCGATCCGGACCTATGTCGCCGAGTCAATGGCCTATCGGACTGCCGGCCTGATCGAGCGGATCGTATCAGCCATCGACCAGGAGGACGAGCGAGCCGGACTCGATACCGCCAAGGGAGTTGAAGAGTACGCCGTTGAGTGCTCCATCAACAAAGTCTATGCCTCTGAGGCCCTCGACTACGTCGCTGACGAAACCGTCCAGATTTTCGGCGGCTACGGCTACATCGCGGACTTTCCGGCCGAGCGGATCTATCGGGATGCCAGGATCAACCGACTCTTCGAGGGAACCAACGAAATCAACCGATTGTTGATTCCTACGACGTTCCTCCGGCGGGCGCTGCAGGGACGCCTGCTGCTCTTCATGGCGACCCAGAAGCTGCTGGCAGATCTACTCAGCTACAGTCCAAGTCAAGAGGAGGCACCCACGGGCCCACTTGGTGAACAGATCCGGCTGCTTCAGTTAGCGAAGAAGATTGCGTTGATGGTCTCTGGATCCGCCGCCCAGAAGTATCGCGAGCGACTTGCAGATGAGCAGGAGATCCTCGGGGTGCTGAGTGATCTGGTGATCGAGCTGTTTGCCATGGAGAGCGCGCTGCTCCGCGCACTGAAGTCGACAGAGCGGGATGGAGAAGGCGCGGCAGAAGCGAAATCGGATATGGTCAAGGTCTACCTCAACAACGCTTTCGCCCGGATCGACCTGCTGGCCAAGGAGGGCCTGGCCTCAATGGAGGAAGGCGATACCCTCTGGACTCAGCTTGCCGCCCTGAAGAAGTTGACCCGTTACACGCCTGTCAACACTACCCGCCTGCGAAGGGCCATCGCCAGACGCATCATCGAGGCTGAGGACTATCGAACCTGA